One Campylobacter massiliensis DNA window includes the following coding sequences:
- a CDS encoding EamA/DMT transporter family protein, translating into MKKLIFVTVLWAFSFSLIGEFLAGRVDSYFAAFSRVVLALGVFLPFMIKDFAAKNLALYAKVAAIGAVQIGAMYIFYYNSFAYLSVAEVALFTIFTPFYVSVVYDVLAGRLRLLYLFSVGTAVLGALIIKYGNVNSGFWHGFLLVQGANLCFGVGQSAYKFLLEKRDFNEQRGVFGYFFVGAAAVTGVAFAMFGNPEKINLDLTQSAVLLWLGIGASGLGYFLWNKGACEVDSGTLAIMNNALIPAAIIVNLVFWHKDADILRLCLGGAVIYISLLIHNKIIAHYERASVAAK; encoded by the coding sequence GTGAAAAAATTAATCTTTGTTACGGTGCTTTGGGCGTTTAGCTTTAGCCTCATCGGCGAGTTTTTGGCGGGGAGAGTGGATAGCTACTTCGCCGCGTTTTCGCGCGTCGTGCTTGCGCTTGGCGTATTTTTGCCCTTTATGATTAAGGATTTTGCCGCGAAAAACCTCGCCCTCTACGCCAAAGTAGCCGCGATCGGCGCGGTTCAGATCGGCGCGATGTATATCTTTTACTACAACTCGTTTGCCTACCTTAGCGTCGCCGAGGTCGCGCTCTTTACGATATTTACGCCGTTTTACGTGAGCGTGGTTTACGATGTGCTCGCGGGCAGGCTTAGGCTACTGTATCTGTTTAGCGTGGGCACGGCGGTTTTGGGTGCGCTCATCATCAAGTACGGCAACGTAAACAGCGGCTTTTGGCATGGATTTTTGCTCGTGCAAGGGGCAAATTTATGCTTTGGCGTCGGACAGAGCGCGTATAAATTTTTACTAGAAAAGCGTGATTTTAACGAGCAAAGAGGGGTTTTTGGCTACTTTTTCGTCGGAGCCGCGGCGGTTACGGGCGTAGCATTTGCTATGTTTGGAAATCCGGAAAAAATCAATCTCGACCTAACCCAGAGCGCCGTACTACTGTGGCTTGGCATCGGAGCTAGCGGTCTTGGATACTTTTTATGGAACAAAGGCGCATGCGAGGTAGATAGCGGCACCCTAGCTATCATGAACAACGCTCTCATACCTGCGGCCATCATCGTAAATTTAGTATTTTGGCATAAGGATGCGGATATACTAAGACTCTGCCTAGGCGGTGCTGTGATTTATATCTCGCTACTGATTCATAATAAAATCATCGCACACTACGAGCGAGCAAGCGTAGCGGCAAAATAA